From the Mesotoga prima MesG1.Ag.4.2 genome, the window TACGCCTGCCTTAGCGGCTCTTTTGGCTTCTGTTTGAGCCTTAAGGACTGTCTCGTAAACCTTTATCATTTCATCCGTCGCATTGCCTATACTGTAGGTTCTTGTTATGTCTGAGTTGTAACCGTCTACCCTTGCACCGTAGTCAATCAAGAGAAACTCTCCCGTTTGAAGTTTTCTCTTGGAAGGTCGCCCATGCACTATGGCGCTTCTCGGACCGCTACCTACAATAGTTTCAAAGGCCAGATAACCTCCGCGTTTTCTGATTTCATATTCGAGGGTGGCACAAATCTCTTCTTCCGTCCTTCCCGGACGAATGAAGTTGAGAGTTTCAGTTAGTGCATCTTCTGCGACTTTGACAGCGGCTTTTATCTTCTCTACTTCATCGGCAGTTTTAACCATTCTCATATCTTTGAGAATAGAGTCTGCGGGTTCCAACTCCACTCCAAGGTGAGAGAAAACCCTTTTGTATAGGCCAAAACTAATAGTCTCTTCCTCGAATCCGACGTGATTGGCTCCATCGTCGAGTAAAGCGGCCTTAATTATATCCTTAAGCTCGTCTCCGTTTTTGTAAGGAATAAGCTTGAACTTTGATTCCATTTCAACTTGAGTGAAATACCTGGAGTCGGTCACTATGTACTCACTCTTAGGTGTTATGATCAGAACTGAAAAGGAGCCCGAAAAGCCAGATAGATACCATGAACTGGAACGGTTGCTAGACTCCATGTTGTACAGCACAAAACCATCAAGATTTCTCTCCTTAAGCTTTTCACGAAATTGCTCAATTCTCGACATGATCAACCTCCGGATTGCCAAATTCTTTGTGTACCCTAAAACAAACTGATTTGGTTCCTGTTCATTTTCCCTTTCTTCGATTGTCTGATTTCCCTGAGGTCTTCGGCGGTTAGCACTCGCACTGCTTTGTCCAATGCCGATTGTTTGGAAATTACCCTTAGAATCTCTTTAGCTCTCGAAAGGACGGTCTCGGGAACACCGGCCAGCTTCGCCACTTCTATTCCATGAGAACTATTCGCTACACCGTTGATCACCTTATGGAGAAAGATA encodes:
- a CDS encoding M24 family metallopeptidase, with the translated sequence MSRIEQFREKLKERNLDGFVLYNMESSNRSSSWYLSGFSGSFSVLIITPKSEYIVTDSRYFTQVEMESKFKLIPYKNGDELKDIIKAALLDDGANHVGFEEETISFGLYKRVFSHLGVELEPADSILKDMRMVKTADEVEKIKAAVKVAEDALTETLNFIRPGRTEEEICATLEYEIRKRGGYLAFETIVGSGPRSAIVHGRPSKRKLQTGEFLLIDYGARVDGYNSDITRTYSIGNATDEMIKVYETVLKAQTEAKRAAKAGVIGSYLHELAASIIEEAGYGDYFGHGLGHSLGMDTHDGQGLSPKNSAPIPAGAVITVEPGIYLPGKFGVRIEDDCYFRENGIDVLTNLDRELKIL